TTGTTCCAGGCTGACGTGGATCTGGTTGTTGCGCAGGTCGCGGCAGGCGAAACCGCCCGGCTGCGGCTGCTGGAAACCCTGGATGATAAGCGCGCGGAAGCGGTCGATCCGTTGCATGTCGCGCTCGATCGCGGATATTTCGGTCAGGGCGCTGGCATTGCGCCGGTCACGCATCGCCACCATGGTGCGCAATTCGGTCATCAGCTTGGACATGCTCGGCCGGGTGCGCGCGCCCACGGTGCGGACATCGCCCATCGCTTCGCGCAATATACCGATCTTCGCCTCCAGGCTCTGCTCCAGCATGGTCCAGGCGCAAACCAGCCGTCCCACGCCACATAACAGCGCGGCGTCCTCCGGTGCATAACTCGGCACCGGCTTTACATTCACGTCCGAAACAAGCTGTACACCCACGCCCCGAAAACTCCTTCTATGCCTGGAGTCCTGCACAAAAGCGGACGGAAAAGGCCAGAGGGGGCGTCAAGTCTCCTCGCGACAGCGGCACGGGCCATCGGCAGACGTGCCAAATCGGCGGCGAACGGAGCCGGACGGGCAAGCATCAGAAATCGATCGCGATTCCCTTGCGCTCCCAGTCGCCATACCGCACCGGGCTGAGCGCCTCGTCATGGCGCGACGGGCGATCGAGCGGATCGGGCTGCGGCACCGGCGGGCTTTTGGAAAGATGCGCGGGCGGCTTCACATGCGCCGGACGCTTGCCGTTGAAGGTTCCCATGATACGGCCTTTCGATTGCGGTTGGGGCCGATCCACCCCATATTCATGCTGCGTCCGCTATCTGGGCGGCAAAGGAGAGCATTGCAAGTGAATGGCATGAAGACGACCATGTTGCTGGCGGCGCTGACGGCGCTGTTCATGGCGCTGGGCTATACGCTGGGCGGCAGCGGCGGCGCGCTGATCGCGCTGCTGGCGGCGGCGGGCATGAACCTCTTCACCTTCTGGAACGCCGACAAGATCGTGCTGCGGATGCATGACGCGCGGGAGGTCGATGCACAGAGCGCCCCGGAATTTTACGGGCTGGTCAGGGAATTGGCGCAGCGCGCGGCGCTGCCGATGCCGCGCGTCTACATCATCGATCAGGATGCACCCAACGCCTTCGCTACCGGGCGCAATCCGGACAATGCCGCCGTGGCCGCGACCACCGGCCTGCTGTCCATGCTGAGCCGTGAGGAAGTGGCGGGCGTGATGGCGCATGAACTGGGCCATGTGAAGAATCGCGACACCCTCATCATGACGATGGTGGCGACGATCGCGGGCGCCATATCGATGCTGGCCAATTTCGGCCTCTTCTTTCGCGGCGGCAATCAGGAAAACGGCCATGGCAATATCGTCGCCACCCTGTTGGCGGTGATCGTCGCCCCCTTCGCCGCGATGATCGTGCAGATGGCGATCAGCCGCACGCGCGAATATGGCGCCGACCGCGCCGGGGCGGAGATCAGCGGCAATCCCCATGCGCTCGCCTCCGCGCTGGCCAAGATTTCCGGCCGGGCGGAGATGATCCCCAACCCGGTGGCCGAGCGCAATCCGGCGGCGGCGCAGCTCTATATCGTGCCGACTCATGTCAGCGAACTTTTCTCCACCCACCCCGCGACCGAAAAGCGCATCGCCGCGCTACAGGATATCGCGGCGGAAATGGGCACGCCCGCGATCGGCACCGCCCCCCGCGCGTCGGCGCTGTCGCCGATACCCACGCCGCCCAGGAGGACCATGCCACCCCGCCGCCGCAGCGCGCTCGATCCGCACGGGCGCTGATGCCGGTAGACGAGATCGGGGAGGTTGTCGTCGATGTGGCGGGCGTGGTGCTGCGCCACGCCGGCGGACTGGTGGTCGACCTGACCGTCGAGCATATCTTCTCGCGCCACACCGCACGCTTCTTCCATGGCGTTGGCCGCCGCGTGATCGCGGTCGCGACGCTGGGCGCCAGGCGCATCCCCTCATCGCTCCGCACCGTGCCCAAGGGCGTTCATGCCAAACCGCGCCGGTCGGACTGGCTGGCGCTCTGGGTCGGCATCCTCTTCTGGATCGCCCTGTTCCTCACGCTCGGCTTTGGCGTCTCCCATTTTCTTTGAAGGCGAAAGCGCGTAGGGGCCGCTGATGCCCCGCCGCCCCGCTTCTCCCCGCCCCGATGATGTCCCCGGCTTTCCCGCGCGCCGCGCTGCCTTGCGCCTGCTCGACGCCGTGCTGCGCCGGGGCGATCCGCTGGAACTGGCGCTGCACGGCGCGGCACAGGGCCTTCCCTCGGCCGACCGGGCGCTGGTCCATGCGATCGTCGCCGAAGTGCTGCGCCACCTGCCCGATCTCGACGCGCTGATCGACGGCGCAACCAAGCAAGTCCTGCCCGACGACGCCAAGGCGCGGATGGTGTTGCGCATCGCGCTGGCCCAGACGCTGGCGCTTGGCACGCCCGCCCATGCCGCGATCGCCACGGCCCTGCCGTTGGTCGATGGCGGCCCGCGCAAGCTGGTCCATGGCGTATTCGGCACGGTGACGCGCGGCGAACCCGTGCTGCCCGATCCGCCGACCCTGCCCGCCGACGTGATCGAACGCTGGGCCGGCCAATGGGGCGAAGCCATGCCGCAGGCGGCGGCGCGCGTCTATGCCGTCCGCCCGCCGGTCGACATCAGCCTGCGCGACGCCAGCGAGACAGCGATCTGGACAGATGCGCTGAACGGCACGTCCTTTGCGCCCGGCCATGTCCGCCTGCCCGAAACCGCGCACATCCCCGAACTTCCCGGCTTTGCCGAAGGCGCCTGGTGGGTGCAGGACATCGCCGCTTCCTGCGCCGCGCGGCTGCTGGGACCGGGCGAGGGGCGCAGCGTGCTGGACCTGTGCGCCGCGCCCGGCGGCAAGACGATGCAGCTTGCGGCAGCGGGATGGCGTGTGACTTCGATCGACCAGTCGAAGAAAAGGCTGGAGCGGCTGACCGAGAATCTGACCCGCACCGGCCTGTCCGCCGACATCCTGCCGGCCGACCTGCGCCAGTGGCAGCCCGACGCGCCGGTCGATGCGATCCTGCTCGACGCGCCCTGTTCAGCGACCGGTATCTATCGCCGCCATCCCGACGTGCTCCACCGCATCGGCCCGCGCCAGATCGCCGAACTGGCCGAGTTGCAGGGCGACCTCATCGCCCGCGTCGCCGGTTGGCTGAAGCCAGGCGGACAGATCATCTATGCGACCTGCTCGCTCGAACGGGCGGAGGGGGAAGAACAGGTCGAACGCTTCCTCGCCGCCCATCCCGATTTCGCGCTGCTCCCCGCGCAAACCGCCGAACTGCCGCAGGGGTTGGCCCCCACGCCGCAGGGCTGGCTGCGCACCCTTCCCGATACGCTGACCGACCAGGGCGGCGCCGACGGCTTCTTCATCGCGCGCCTTGCAAAAGCGTCAGACCAAGCCTTAACCATGAAAGCCTAGAGGGGGCCGTCCGTCCCACAAGGTCCGCCGCCCATGCGTCCAATCGAGCCTTTACCCCTGCATCATAGCTGGCCGCTCGCCGATCTGCGCGAACATCTTTCGCCGGTGCTGCTCGACCCGGCCATCGCCCGCAACGAAGCTGCGCTGGCCGAACGGGGCCTGGGTCTCTGGCATTGCGACCTGGCCGACAATCGCCTGAGATGGACGGCCGGCGTCTATGACCTGTTCGGGCTGGAGCGGGCCAGCATCGTCCCCCGCCCGCTCGCCGTGTCGCTCTATGCCCCGGATTCGCGCGATCCGATGGAACGGCTGCGCGCCTATGCCATCCGCCACAAGCGCGGCTTCACCCTGGATGTCGACATCCACCGGGCCGGCGGCGCGGGCCCGTGCGCGATGCGGCTGGTCGCGGCGCCGGTGCTGGACGGGCGCGGCCATGTGGTCGCGCTCCGTGGCGTCAAACAGTTGCTGCCGCAGGGCACACCACCCTCGCGCCGGCTGGAACCGACCATTTTCGTCACGCTTTGAACGCCTTGCGCAGGCGCTCCCGAACAATCACCCCGTTCCGCCAAATCCCCGTTGCCCTTGGCTCCGGCGGCGACTAAGGCGAACGGTCAATGACCCGTTCCATCCTCATCTCGCCCTCCATCCTCTCCGCCGACTTCGCCCGCCTGGGCGAGGAAGTCCGCGCCATCGACGAAGCCGGCTGCGACTGGGTGCATATCGACGTCATGGACGGCCATTTCGTGCCGAACATCACGATCGGCCCGGCGGTGGTGAAGGCGCTGCGCCCGCATACGAAGAAGATTTTCGACGTCCATCTGATGATCTCCCCGGTGGACCAGTATCTGGACGCCTTCGTCGCGGCCGGATCGGACATCATCACCGTCCATCCCGAAGCCGGACCGCATATCCACCGCACCGTGCAGCATATCAAATCGCTGGGGGTGAAGGCGGGCGTCGTGCTCAATCCCGGCACGCCTGCCAAGATGCTCGACTATCTGATCGATGACGTCGACCTGATCCTGGTGATGAGCGTCAACCCCGGTTTCGGCGGCCAGAGCTTCATCGAGAATCAGCTCCGCAAGATCGAAGCCATCCGCAAGATGATCGACAAGTCGGGCCGCGACATCCATCTCCAGGTCGACGGCGGCATCGATTTCACCACCGCGCCCAAGGCGATCGACGCGGGCGCCGACGTGCTGGTCGCCGGCACCGCCACCTTCCGCGGCGGCCCGGTCGCCTATGCCGACAATATCCGGAAGCTGCGGGGCGGGTGATCGACAAACGGCGCATGTCGGCTCGCCAGGGCCAGGACGGTCCGCCCGACACGGGCGACGATGGCATCGAGCAGGGCAAGCGGCTCATCCGCGTCGCGGATGACAAGGGCCTGTCGCTGGCCCAGAAGATCGCCAACCGATTCTATCTGCTGAGCTGGAAGACGCCGATCCACGGCCGCAAGCTGCGCGGCAAATATCCGCTCAAGCTGCTGGCCGTGCCCGACGACGAAGTGCCGGGCGACGGCCGCGCCGGAGCGGCGATCCGCGCCGGCTATTTCCTGTTTCGCGGGCAGAAGCAGCCGATCGCCACGCTCGATTTCGCCAAACTGTCCGTCAGCCCGGCCTTTGCCGACTATCTGCACAGCTTCCGCTGGCTGCGCGATCTGGCCAGCAGCGCAACCCGTGAACAGGGCGCGGCGATCGCCGAGACGGTGATGCGCAAATGGCTGGAGGCTCATGCCGAGACGCCGAGCGAGCCGGCCTGGCGCGCCGACAATGCCGGCTGGCGGCTGCTCTTCTGGACCGCCCATGCGCCGTTGATCCTGTCCTCCAGCGACCTGGTCTATCGGTCGCTGGTGCTGAACTGTATCGCGCGGACCGCCCGC
This genomic stretch from Sphingobium sp. BYY-5 harbors:
- the htpX gene encoding zinc metalloprotease HtpX, producing MNGMKTTMLLAALTALFMALGYTLGGSGGALIALLAAAGMNLFTFWNADKIVLRMHDAREVDAQSAPEFYGLVRELAQRAALPMPRVYIIDQDAPNAFATGRNPDNAAVAATTGLLSMLSREEVAGVMAHELGHVKNRDTLIMTMVATIAGAISMLANFGLFFRGGNQENGHGNIVATLLAVIVAPFAAMIVQMAISRTREYGADRAGAEISGNPHALASALAKISGRAEMIPNPVAERNPAAAQLYIVPTHVSELFSTHPATEKRIAALQDIAAEMGTPAIGTAPRASALSPIPTPPRRTMPPRRRSALDPHGR
- a CDS encoding transcription antitermination factor NusB; this translates as MPRRPASPRPDDVPGFPARRAALRLLDAVLRRGDPLELALHGAAQGLPSADRALVHAIVAEVLRHLPDLDALIDGATKQVLPDDAKARMVLRIALAQTLALGTPAHAAIATALPLVDGGPRKLVHGVFGTVTRGEPVLPDPPTLPADVIERWAGQWGEAMPQAAARVYAVRPPVDISLRDASETAIWTDALNGTSFAPGHVRLPETAHIPELPGFAEGAWWVQDIAASCAARLLGPGEGRSVLDLCAAPGGKTMQLAAAGWRVTSIDQSKKRLERLTENLTRTGLSADILPADLRQWQPDAPVDAILLDAPCSATGIYRRHPDVLHRIGPRQIAELAELQGDLIARVAGWLKPGGQIIYATCSLERAEGEEQVERFLAAHPDFALLPAQTAELPQGLAPTPQGWLRTLPDTLTDQGGADGFFIARLAKASDQALTMKA
- a CDS encoding diguanylate cyclase, which encodes MRPIEPLPLHHSWPLADLREHLSPVLLDPAIARNEAALAERGLGLWHCDLADNRLRWTAGVYDLFGLERASIVPRPLAVSLYAPDSRDPMERLRAYAIRHKRGFTLDVDIHRAGGAGPCAMRLVAAPVLDGRGHVVALRGVKQLLPQGTPPSRRLEPTIFVTL
- a CDS encoding DUF1674 domain-containing protein, which translates into the protein MGTFNGKRPAHVKPPAHLSKSPPVPQPDPLDRPSRHDEALSPVRYGDWERKGIAIDF
- the rpe gene encoding ribulose-phosphate 3-epimerase, translating into MTRSILISPSILSADFARLGEEVRAIDEAGCDWVHIDVMDGHFVPNITIGPAVVKALRPHTKKIFDVHLMISPVDQYLDAFVAAGSDIITVHPEAGPHIHRTVQHIKSLGVKAGVVLNPGTPAKMLDYLIDDVDLILVMSVNPGFGGQSFIENQLRKIEAIRKMIDKSGRDIHLQVDGGIDFTTAPKAIDAGADVLVAGTATFRGGPVAYADNIRKLRGG